A stretch of the Vibrio aquimaris genome encodes the following:
- the proW gene encoding glycine betaine/L-proline ABC transporter permease ProW, producing the protein MSSTQNTTDPWGASQSEKSIEWLNTGVVEEKHFDLLNPFEDSFLPLDNWVESGLDWLVAHGRPVFQAIRVPIDFILTSFEAALVSTPAPIMLLILSLLAWQFSNLRLGIMTFISLIFIGLIGIWSQSMTTLALVMTSVFFCLLIGLPVGIWLARSDTAAKFVRPILDAMQTTPAFVYLVPIVMLFGIGNVPGVVVTIIFALPPVIRLTILGIQQVPEELIEAGHSFGASKKQMLYRIQLPLALPTIMAGVNQTLMLSLSMVVIASMIAVGGLGQMVLRGIGRLDMGLAAVGGLGIVILAILLDRITQELGNNAGDTKTRWYQSGPISIVLRFVKQTKTTRASLEENYK; encoded by the coding sequence ATGTCATCCACGCAAAACACGACGGATCCATGGGGTGCAAGTCAATCTGAAAAGTCTATTGAATGGCTAAATACTGGCGTTGTTGAAGAGAAACATTTTGACCTATTGAATCCTTTTGAAGATTCTTTTTTACCCCTAGATAATTGGGTTGAGTCGGGTTTGGACTGGCTTGTAGCCCATGGCAGACCAGTATTTCAAGCTATCCGTGTGCCCATCGACTTTATTTTAACTTCATTCGAAGCCGCACTTGTTTCTACACCTGCGCCGATAATGTTATTAATTTTGTCATTGCTTGCTTGGCAGTTTTCTAATCTTCGACTTGGCATAATGACGTTTATCTCATTGATATTTATAGGCTTGATTGGTATTTGGTCTCAGTCGATGACAACGCTAGCCTTGGTTATGACCTCTGTATTTTTCTGTTTATTGATAGGTTTGCCTGTCGGTATCTGGCTCGCTAGGAGTGATACAGCGGCTAAATTTGTTAGGCCGATATTGGATGCTATGCAAACGACGCCAGCGTTTGTTTACCTTGTTCCTATTGTCATGCTATTTGGCATTGGTAACGTGCCTGGAGTCGTTGTGACGATCATTTTTGCCCTTCCTCCTGTGATTAGATTAACCATTTTGGGCATACAACAAGTGCCAGAAGAGCTCATTGAGGCTGGGCATTCATTTGGTGCGAGTAAAAAACAGATGTTGTATCGCATCCAATTACCTCTCGCCCTACCGACCATCATGGCTGGGGTAAATCAGACGCTAATGCTCTCACTTTCCATGGTAGTCATAGCTTCAATGATTGCAGTTGGCGGTTTGGGGCAAATGGTCTTAAGAGGAATTGGGCGATTGGATATGGGACTGGCTGCTGTTGGAGGGCTAGGTATTGTAATTCTTGCGATCTTATTAGACCGAATAACCCAAGAGTTAGGAAACAATGCGGGAGACACTAAAACGCGTTGGTACCAATCTGGCCCAATTTCTATTGTCTTACGCTTTGTTAAACAAACGAAAACTACCAGAGCATCTCTAGAGGAGAATTACAAATGA
- a CDS encoding LysR family transcriptional regulator, with translation MLNPVWLNTFKTLVKVGHFTRTAETLHMTQPGVTQHISTS, from the coding sequence ATGCTTAATCCCGTTTGGCTAAACACCTTTAAAACCCTAGTTAAAGTAGGGCATTTTACCAGAACGGCTGAAACGCTTCATATGACTCAGCCCGGTGTCACTCAGCATATATCAACAAGCTAG
- a CDS encoding LysR family transcriptional regulator: protein MNLSQLPLNSLRAFYVSAKHQSFTRAADELCVTQTAVSQQVKGLESRLGTTLFNRMPRGIALTVEGLRLFPVVEKVFSELTVSLENLCLGVSREPLNLGVVGTFALHWLLPKLDSFYCQHPEIELRISTNNNVADAFSEGLDYIVRFGRGHWHGSVAKLLFDTPFTVLCHPSIASQLRNPQDILKYTLLRSYDIQEWDQWLVKAGVKAKVHYSNSITFDSTALMVDAAAQGFGVALASPLMFASKLKEKKIMQPFDVFLHKGGYWLTRLDSKPETYSQLMFKSWLEVQIESQDFK from the coding sequence ATGAACTTGAGTCAGCTACCGCTAAACTCGTTACGCGCCTTTTACGTATCGGCCAAGCATCAAAGCTTTACCAGAGCAGCCGATGAGTTGTGTGTGACACAAACGGCGGTGAGTCAGCAAGTTAAAGGGCTGGAGAGTCGGTTGGGAACCACGCTGTTCAATCGAATGCCAAGGGGAATAGCTCTCACAGTCGAGGGCCTGCGACTTTTTCCCGTGGTGGAGAAAGTATTTTCAGAGCTTACGGTTAGCCTAGAAAACCTATGCCTTGGCGTCAGTCGTGAGCCGCTAAATTTGGGGGTTGTAGGAACCTTTGCTCTTCATTGGTTACTGCCAAAGCTTGATAGCTTCTATTGCCAGCACCCTGAAATTGAGTTAAGGATTTCAACCAATAACAATGTTGCAGATGCGTTTTCTGAAGGTTTGGACTACATCGTACGATTTGGCCGAGGCCATTGGCATGGCAGTGTCGCCAAGCTTTTATTTGATACTCCCTTTACCGTTTTGTGTCATCCATCCATTGCTAGTCAGCTGAGAAATCCTCAAGATATTCTAAAGTATACCTTGCTTAGATCTTACGATATTCAAGAATGGGATCAATGGCTAGTTAAGGCTGGCGTAAAGGCTAAGGTTCATTATTCCAATAGTATTACCTTTGATTCTACCGCCCTTATGGTGGACGCCGCGGCGCAAGGTTTTGGTGTTGCGTTGGCTTCTCCTTTGATGTTTGCAAGCAAACTAAAAGAGAAGAAAATCATGCAGCCATTTGATGTCTTTCTTCACAAGGGAGGGTATTGGCTCACCCGTTTAGACTCTAAACCAGAAACATACTCTCAGCTGATGTTTAAATCTTGGCTTGAAGTGCAGATCGAGTCGCAGGATTTTAAATAA
- the proV gene encoding glycine betaine/L-proline ABC transporter ATP-binding protein ProV, producing the protein MTPILEVKGLYKVFGDNTERAFTMLNDGLDKEQVFERTGLTIGVNDVSLSINQGEIFVIMGLSGSGKSTLVRLLNRLIEPTKGSVYFKGDDISHISEQALRAVRRKNISMVFQSFALMPHMTTLENAAFGLELAGVGLDARKKLAFEALERVGLEAYCESFPDELSGGMKQRVGLARALACDPDILLMDEAFSALDPLIRSEMQDELIRLQNDDKRTVVFISHDLDEAMRIGDRIAIMQDGGVVQVGTPDEILQKPANDYVAAFFRGVNLASALTARDIAKKAPAAVFKKSEHDGPASALQLLVDSDREFGIIVDKGNHYSGIVSLDSLQLANKENRSLVSAELDDSVTLKPEQPINSILGSVAGVPYAVPVVDDRGNYYGVISKSRLLQVLDKE; encoded by the coding sequence ATGACTCCCATACTGGAAGTTAAGGGACTCTACAAAGTATTTGGAGATAATACTGAACGCGCATTTACCATGCTGAATGACGGTTTAGATAAGGAGCAAGTCTTTGAAAGGACGGGGCTCACGATTGGAGTAAATGACGTATCTCTGTCAATTAATCAAGGTGAGATCTTTGTAATTATGGGGCTTTCGGGCTCTGGCAAGTCTACCTTGGTTCGTTTACTAAACCGCCTGATTGAGCCGACGAAAGGAAGTGTGTATTTCAAAGGTGATGACATTTCACATATTTCTGAACAAGCGCTCAGAGCCGTACGCCGGAAAAATATCTCCATGGTTTTTCAAAGCTTTGCGCTTATGCCTCATATGACGACCCTTGAAAACGCGGCATTTGGTTTAGAGCTTGCTGGTGTTGGACTTGATGCTAGAAAGAAACTCGCGTTCGAGGCATTAGAAAGGGTTGGCTTGGAAGCCTATTGTGAGTCATTTCCTGATGAATTGTCCGGAGGTATGAAACAGCGTGTGGGATTAGCCCGTGCATTAGCCTGTGATCCGGATATTCTGCTGATGGATGAAGCCTTTTCTGCCCTTGATCCATTAATAAGATCTGAAATGCAAGATGAGCTGATACGTCTGCAAAATGATGATAAACGTACAGTCGTCTTCATTTCTCATGACCTTGATGAAGCGATGCGTATTGGCGATCGTATCGCCATTATGCAGGATGGAGGGGTTGTTCAAGTCGGAACACCGGATGAAATTCTGCAAAAACCCGCGAATGATTATGTAGCCGCGTTTTTTAGAGGTGTTAACTTAGCGTCTGCGCTAACCGCCAGAGATATTGCTAAAAAAGCACCTGCAGCGGTGTTCAAAAAATCAGAACATGATGGTCCAGCTTCAGCGTTGCAATTACTCGTTGATAGTGACAGGGAGTTTGGGATTATTGTTGATAAGGGAAATCACTATTCTGGTATTGTTTCATTAGATTCACTCCAATTGGCAAACAAAGAAAATCGCTCTCTGGTGAGTGCCGAACTTGATGATTCAGTTACCCTTAAACCAGAACAACCCATAAATAGTATTCTGGGGTCCGTTGCTGGCGTTCCTTACGCAGTCCCTGTCGTTGACGATAGAGGTAATTACTATGGTGTGATTAGTAAGTCTCGATTACTGCAAGTATTAGACAAGGAGTAG
- a CDS encoding substrate-binding domain-containing protein has translation MGQDEAFKGRCSLGCSGTLAWLLYSPLLDLQASYPGLSIELEATPNERIFEQVKQGTIDIGLVTKKPEPKYFSSQKIGEAHLALVVPTCPKIDSSLNSLLKDLGVIRHPDLAHY, from the coding sequence TTGGGTCAAGATGAGGCTTTTAAAGGACGGTGCAGTCTAGGTTGCTCAGGCACATTAGCTTGGCTGCTCTATTCTCCTTTACTGGACTTGCAAGCGAGCTATCCGGGTTTATCTATTGAACTAGAAGCCACGCCAAACGAGCGCATTTTTGAGCAAGTAAAGCAAGGCACTATCGACATTGGCTTAGTGACAAAAAAGCCTGAACCTAAGTATTTCTCTAGCCAAAAGATCGGCGAAGCGCATCTCGCTTTAGTCGTGCCCACATGTCCAAAGATAGATTCATCGTTAAACTCTCTGCTCAAGGATTTAGGTGTTATTCGACACCCTGATCTCGCGCATTATTAA